One genomic segment of Macrobrachium rosenbergii isolate ZJJX-2024 chromosome 40, ASM4041242v1, whole genome shotgun sequence includes these proteins:
- the LOC136826346 gene encoding SCAN domain-containing protein 3-like: MVRPLSVSDLNERGQVDLVDMQAMRDGSCRFILHYMEYITNFHVVRSLKSKTAAEVANELLSIFLDTLNVNVKHIQLQTLSSNLLQSKTISQLKNCIQQNGQERELSVVIDNKLYNVSTQHKITASSWC, encoded by the exons ATGGTCAGACCACTATCAGTAAGTGATCTTAATGAAAGAGGACAAGTTGATCTGGTGGACATGCAAGCTATGAGGGATGGGAGTTGTCGCTTTATTCTGCACTATATGGAGTACATAACTAATTTTCATGTCGTTCGTTCCCTGAAATCAAAGACAGCAGCTGAGGTTGCCAATGAGCTTCTTTCCATCTTCTTGGAT ACCCTGAATGTGAACGTGAAGCACATCCAGTTGCAGACACTCAGCAGCAACCTGCTCCAGAGCAAGACAATCTCTCAACTGAAGAACTGCATCCAGCAAAACGGGCAAGAAAGGGAGCTGAGCGTGGTCATCGACAACAAGCTCTACAACGTTAGCACGCAGCACAAGATCACTGCGAGCAGTTGGTGTTAG